A single genomic interval of Croceibacter atlanticus HTCC2559 harbors:
- a CDS encoding metal ABC transporter solute-binding protein, Zn/Mn family: MKHIIIISLSLLLFASCKHTKEQNTGKLKVVTTTTMLTDLAENIGGDQIELQGLMGSGVDPHLYKASEGDVSKLANADLVIYNGLHLEGKLVEVFEKMGNRVTTKALADNLDKSGLISSEYFASSYDPHIWFNIKYWKQITNSLTEELKAAVPEQADYFEANRNDYIKKLDTLEAAVIKTISTLPEEQRILVTAHDAFNYFGKEYGFEVIGLQGLSTATEAGVQDVQNLSKFIIDNKVKAIFVESSVPKRTIEALQQSVKSKGFNVEIGGTLYSDALGNKGTVEGTYIGMFSYNVNTIVNALK, encoded by the coding sequence ATGAAACATATTATAATTATATCACTGTCCTTACTTTTATTTGCAAGCTGCAAACACACTAAGGAACAAAACACCGGAAAGCTAAAAGTGGTTACTACCACAACAATGCTTACAGATTTAGCTGAAAATATTGGAGGAGACCAAATTGAGTTACAAGGGTTAATGGGAAGTGGTGTAGATCCTCACCTTTATAAAGCTAGTGAAGGTGATGTTAGCAAACTAGCAAATGCAGACCTTGTTATTTATAACGGATTACATTTAGAAGGTAAATTAGTCGAAGTTTTTGAGAAAATGGGCAACAGAGTTACCACAAAAGCATTAGCAGACAATTTAGATAAATCAGGACTTATAAGCTCTGAATATTTTGCATCTAGCTATGATCCTCATATCTGGTTTAATATTAAGTATTGGAAACAGATAACTAATTCACTTACAGAAGAATTAAAAGCAGCTGTACCAGAACAAGCTGATTATTTTGAAGCTAACAGGAATGACTACATAAAAAAATTAGACACATTAGAAGCAGCGGTTATTAAAACTATAAGTACTCTTCCTGAAGAACAAAGAATTTTAGTCACTGCTCATGATGCTTTTAATTACTTTGGCAAAGAATACGGTTTTGAAGTTATTGGGCTACAAGGTTTATCAACCGCTACTGAAGCTGGCGTACAAGACGTTCAAAATTTATCTAAATTTATAATCGACAATAAGGTGAAAGCTATTTTTGTAGAAAGTAGTGTTCCTAAACGTACTATTGAAGCCTTACAACAATCTGTAAAATCTAAAGGGTTTAATGTAGAAATTGGCGGAACATTATACTCAGATGCATTGGGAAATAAGGGAACTGTTGAAGGCACATATATAGGTATGTTCTCCTACAATGTAAACACTATAGTAAATGCACTTAAGTAA
- a CDS encoding antibiotic biosynthesis monooxygenase family protein encodes MSYAVIFTSKQSSNTKGYASMANKIEELAKLQPGFLGIESAKDGIGITVSYWESLNHIKEWKLQSEHLLAQQAGKSLWYDWYKVRICKIEREYSFTKP; translated from the coding sequence ATGTCTTACGCGGTAATATTTACTTCCAAGCAATCTTCAAATACAAAAGGCTACGCTAGTATGGCCAATAAAATTGAAGAACTCGCAAAACTACAACCTGGGTTTTTAGGTATTGAAAGTGCTAAAGATGGTATAGGCATTACGGTAAGTTATTGGGAAAGCCTTAATCATATTAAAGAATGGAAACTACAAAGTGAACATCTTTTAGCTCAACAAGCAGGCAAATCACTTTGGTATGATTGGTACAAAGTGCGTATTTGTAAAATTGAACGAGAGTATAGCTTTACAAAACCCTAG
- a CDS encoding metal-dependent transcriptional regulator, with product MTNKLNSIELTKSEEDYLKAIFQLMLDSDNEKVGNNKLADYLNISPASVNNMVKKLKLKKLLKSERYAKLQLTDSGRDIAVGLIRKHRLWETFLSKYLNFTWDEVHDVAEQLEHVKSPKLINELDRFMDFPKKDPHGEVIPDAEGNYRTFEKVTLASLDSGTICKLISVNDGSVEFLRYVSEIGLALSSEIKVIEKRSFDNSVKIEFNDSIETVSQKFADNVFVEILSN from the coding sequence ATGACTAACAAATTAAATTCGATAGAATTAACCAAAAGTGAAGAAGACTACTTAAAAGCTATTTTTCAACTTATGTTAGATTCTGATAATGAAAAGGTTGGAAACAATAAATTGGCAGATTATCTTAATATTTCGCCAGCCTCTGTAAATAATATGGTGAAGAAGTTAAAATTAAAAAAACTACTTAAAAGCGAGCGTTATGCCAAGTTGCAGCTTACAGATTCTGGTAGGGATATTGCCGTAGGGTTAATAAGAAAACATAGACTCTGGGAAACATTTTTAAGTAAATATTTAAATTTCACTTGGGATGAGGTTCATGACGTGGCAGAACAGCTAGAACATGTAAAATCTCCTAAACTTATAAATGAGTTAGACAGGTTTATGGATTTTCCCAAGAAAGATCCACACGGTGAAGTTATTCCTGATGCAGAAGGTAATTATAGGACGTTCGAGAAAGTTACGCTTGCCTCATTAGACAGCGGAACCATTTGTAAATTAATCTCTGTAAATGATGGCTCTGTAGAGTTTTTAAGGTATGTTTCTGAAATAGGGTTAGCTTTATCAAGCGAGATAAAAGTTATAGAAAAACGTAGTTTTGATAATTCTGTGAAAATTGAATTTAATGACAGTATTGAAACCGTGTCTCAAAAATTTGCGGATAATGTATTTGTTGAAATTCTATCAAATTAA
- a CDS encoding transporter, producing the protein MKHITSIKIIVLLSVILTTLNMSAQETQDPGAMVTDRPDQTESPALVTKGYIQVETGAFFTQDEDEGFKTEAIGYNTTLVRYGLLDNLELRLGLDFVETRFSNDGNEFDNKLSGFTPMLLGVKVGIAEENGVLPKIGLLGHLRLPFTAGSDYKPETTGADFRFSFAHTLSEKSSLSYNLGAQWGDDSPEIAYIYTLVYGYSITNKLGAYVELYGDLPENNSANHLWDAGFTYLLKPNFQLDATIGSGLNTNQDLLVSAGVSFRLPK; encoded by the coding sequence ATGAAACATATTACATCTATTAAAATAATAGTATTGTTAAGTGTAATACTTACAACGCTAAATATGAGCGCACAAGAAACACAGGATCCTGGCGCGATGGTTACAGACAGACCAGACCAAACCGAGTCTCCAGCACTAGTTACAAAAGGATATATACAAGTTGAAACTGGAGCTTTTTTCACACAAGACGAAGATGAAGGTTTTAAAACAGAAGCTATTGGCTACAATACTACACTAGTACGTTATGGCTTATTAGACAATTTAGAGCTACGTTTAGGTTTAGATTTTGTTGAAACAAGATTTAGTAACGATGGCAATGAATTTGACAATAAACTAAGTGGCTTTACTCCTATGCTCTTAGGTGTAAAAGTTGGTATTGCTGAAGAAAATGGTGTATTACCTAAAATTGGTCTTTTAGGACATTTAAGATTACCATTTACAGCAGGCAGTGACTATAAGCCAGAAACAACAGGTGCAGATTTTAGATTTTCTTTTGCACATACGCTCTCAGAAAAATCGAGCCTTTCATATAATCTGGGTGCTCAATGGGGAGATGACTCACCAGAAATAGCCTATATATACACATTGGTATATGGGTATAGCATAACAAATAAATTAGGAGCTTACGTAGAACTATATGGAGATTTACCAGAAAACAATAGCGCAAACCACCTTTGGGATGCTGGCTTTACATATTTATTAAAACCAAACTTTCAACTAGATGCAACTATTGGAAGTGGTTTAAATACAAATCAAGATTTACTGGTTAGTGCTGGAGTAAGTTTTAGACTACCTAAATAA
- a CDS encoding metal ABC transporter permease: MDITDFFTDYTLRTITLGTAILGAICGMLGSFAVLRKESLLGDAISHAALPGIALAFLITGAKDTYTLLLGALVSGLLGTWWIRGITSKTHLKSDTALGLILSLFFGFGMLLLTFIQKMPNANQAGLDKYLFGQAATLLESDIWLMAGITGVSLIILLLFWKEIKLLLFDADYTKTLGFNTKFLDVLITSFIVLAIVVGLQTVGVVLMSAMLLAPAAAARQWTNKLSVMVLLSAIFGLCSGVFGTAISASQNNLSTGPVIVLVAGVFVLISFIFSPNRGILFRQLRLINNRRDLEQHKTLAFMYGIAKNHSDKSHPHTIRILNNFQGFTRKTLGRLEEKEYIAIQGKLWSMTEKGYQKAENLYKKDNTDE, translated from the coding sequence ATGGATATTACAGATTTCTTTACAGATTACACGCTAAGAACCATAACCTTAGGTACGGCTATACTAGGTGCGATATGTGGTATGCTTGGTAGCTTTGCCGTTTTAAGAAAAGAAAGTTTACTTGGTGATGCTATTTCTCATGCAGCATTACCAGGTATAGCATTGGCATTTCTTATTACAGGTGCAAAAGACACCTACACCTTACTTTTAGGTGCATTAGTTAGCGGTTTACTTGGCACGTGGTGGATAAGAGGTATAACTAGTAAAACACACTTAAAAAGTGATACAGCCTTAGGGCTCATTTTATCATTATTCTTTGGTTTCGGGATGTTACTCTTAACCTTTATTCAGAAAATGCCTAATGCAAATCAAGCAGGATTAGACAAGTATTTGTTTGGCCAAGCAGCCACTCTACTAGAAAGTGATATTTGGTTAATGGCAGGAATTACTGGTGTGAGTTTAATAATTCTATTACTATTCTGGAAAGAAATTAAACTATTACTGTTTGATGCAGATTACACTAAAACTCTAGGATTTAACACCAAATTTTTAGACGTCTTAATTACATCTTTTATTGTGTTGGCCATTGTTGTTGGCTTACAAACAGTTGGCGTGGTTCTTATGAGTGCGATGCTTTTGGCTCCAGCAGCAGCAGCAAGACAATGGACAAATAAGCTTAGCGTTATGGTACTGCTTTCTGCAATATTTGGTCTTTGTTCTGGTGTTTTTGGTACAGCAATAAGTGCAAGCCAGAATAACCTATCTACAGGACCAGTTATAGTACTTGTTGCTGGTGTTTTTGTATTAATATCATTTATTTTTTCACCCAATAGAGGTATTTTATTTAGACAGCTTCGTCTTATTAATAACCGTAGAGATTTAGAGCAACACAAAACCTTAGCATTTATGTACGGTATTGCAAAAAATCACAGTGATAAATCTCACCCTCACACTATTCGTATTTTAAATAATTTTCAAGGTTTTACCAGAAAAACTTTAGGAAGGCTAGAAGAGAAAGAGTACATCGCGATACAAGGTAAATTGTGGTCTATGACAGAAAAAGGCTATCAAAAAGCAGAGAATTTATACAAGAAAGACAATACAGATGAGTAG
- a CDS encoding metal ABC transporter ATP-binding protein, translating into MIKDSNKVEVKKKYAIQVDDLTVAYNYKPVLWDIDLAIPEGVLMAIVGPNGAGKSTLIKSILGIIKPIAGTVRVFGKDYKKQVNEVAYVPQKGSVDWDFPTTALDVVMMGTYGSLGWLRRPGKKEKKASLEALEKVGMLAFKNRQISQLSGGQQQRIFLARALVQNASIYLMDEPFQGVDATTEKAIINILKELRKAGKTLIVVHHDLQTVPEYFDWVTFLNVKGIASGPVRDIFNDDNLTKTYGINYKVSVNA; encoded by the coding sequence ATGATAAAAGATTCAAACAAAGTAGAGGTTAAGAAGAAGTATGCCATACAGGTAGATGATCTTACGGTTGCCTACAACTATAAGCCTGTATTATGGGATATAGATCTTGCTATTCCAGAAGGTGTTCTCATGGCTATTGTAGGCCCAAATGGTGCAGGAAAATCTACCTTAATAAAGTCTATACTCGGCATTATTAAACCTATTGCCGGCACAGTAAGAGTGTTTGGAAAAGATTATAAAAAACAGGTAAATGAAGTCGCTTATGTACCTCAGAAAGGTAGTGTAGATTGGGATTTTCCTACAACAGCACTAGATGTTGTAATGATGGGAACCTACGGTAGTTTGGGTTGGCTTAGAAGACCTGGCAAAAAAGAAAAGAAAGCGTCTTTAGAGGCTTTAGAAAAAGTTGGAATGCTTGCCTTTAAGAATAGGCAAATATCTCAACTTAGCGGTGGCCAGCAACAACGTATTTTTCTAGCAAGAGCTTTGGTTCAAAATGCAAGTATTTACCTTATGGACGAGCCTTTTCAAGGTGTAGATGCTACTACAGAAAAGGCAATAATCAATATTTTAAAAGAACTTAGAAAAGCTGGAAAAACCTTAATTGTAGTACATCATGATCTACAAACTGTACCAGAATATTTTGATTGGGTAACATTTTTAAATGTAAAGGGCATAGCTTCTGGACCTGTTAGAGACATTTTTAATGATGACAACCTAACTAAAACCTACGGAATTAACTATAAGGTTTCTGTAAACGCATAG
- a CDS encoding PLD nuclease N-terminal domain-containing protein, translating into MLIVLGIYIYSLVDILRHEFRGNNKIVWIIVVLMLPILGVFLYFLLGKKQQSARVL; encoded by the coding sequence ATGCTAATAGTCTTAGGCATTTATATTTATTCTTTAGTAGATATTTTAAGACATGAATTTAGAGGAAATAATAAAATTGTGTGGATAATTGTAGTACTAATGTTACCTATATTAGGAGTTTTTCTATACTTCTTATTAGGAAAGAAACAACAATCAGCTAGGGTTTTGTAA